A genome region from Yoonia vestfoldensis includes the following:
- the accD gene encoding acetyl-CoA carboxylase, carboxyltransferase subunit beta — MNWITNYVRPTINSLFSRREVPENLWTKCPECGTMLFHRELSDNLNVCTNCDHHMAIGARDRLRALFDGGVFVEVAVPDPVADPLHFRDQKKYTDRIKEARKKTGEKDAMLVAEGDMGRTGVVVAVQDFSFMGGSMSMYVGNAIVAAAERAIALKRPLILFSAAGGARMQEGILGLMQMPRTTIAVQMLKEAGLPYIVVLTHPTTGGVTASYAMLGDVQIAEPNALIGFAGARVIEQTIGEKLPEGFQRAEYLLDHGMLDRVTKRTHLKDELITIVRLLTRQAPAVKGDLPAPTAEPVDAAK; from the coding sequence ATGAACTGGATCACCAATTACGTTCGCCCGACGATCAACTCGTTGTTTTCGCGCCGCGAAGTGCCCGAGAATCTGTGGACCAAATGTCCCGAATGCGGGACCATGCTGTTTCACCGCGAATTGTCGGACAATCTGAACGTCTGCACCAATTGCGATCACCATATGGCCATCGGCGCGCGCGACCGGCTGCGGGCCTTGTTTGATGGCGGCGTCTTTGTCGAGGTGGCCGTTCCTGACCCTGTCGCCGACCCTTTGCATTTCCGCGATCAGAAGAAATATACCGACCGCATCAAGGAAGCCCGCAAGAAGACCGGCGAAAAAGACGCGATGCTGGTGGCCGAGGGCGATATGGGCCGCACCGGTGTCGTCGTTGCGGTGCAGGATTTTTCCTTCATGGGCGGGTCGATGTCGATGTATGTCGGCAATGCCATCGTCGCCGCCGCCGAACGCGCCATTGCGCTCAAACGCCCGCTGATCCTGTTTTCCGCAGCCGGTGGGGCGCGGATGCAAGAAGGTATCCTTGGGCTGATGCAGATGCCGCGCACCACCATCGCCGTGCAGATGCTCAAAGAAGCGGGGCTGCCCTATATCGTCGTGCTGACCCATCCGACCACGGGTGGCGTGACCGCATCCTATGCCATGCTGGGCGATGTCCAGATTGCCGAACCCAATGCGCTGATCGGTTTTGCCGGTGCGCGGGTGATCGAACAGACCATCGGGGAAAAGCTGCCCGAAGGGTTTCAGCGCGCGGAATATCTGCTGGATCACGGGATGCTGGACCGGGTGACCAAACGCACCCATCTTAAGGACGAGCTGATCACCATCGTGCGCCTGCTGACCAGACAGGCCCCGGCGGTCAAAGGCGACTTGCCTGCCCCCACAGCCGAACCGGTGGATGCTGCCAAGTGA
- a CDS encoding CPBP family intramembrane glutamic endopeptidase, which produces MSDPYRAHAAFIRPAWPVRDLWRVVAMMALVALIFSLSPVVLALFLPAEARAAYIAGTSAFGTLLQFFSFAVAGLGLVVLLHLLHRRGFWSLVGDRSAAWADLKRVGGAVGLVLLLIELVPPAALVDDALVMRDLGAWLVLLPVALLALLVQVGTEELLFRGYLQQQMACLSGARWLWMFCPSALFGALHYWNGYGPADGVIWAVWAGLLGLACADLTARTGNLGAAIGLHLANNAFALLLYAVADWPASGLALFVYPYEDPAALDYSLARLLDPLLIVQGLTLALWVLVMWLAARIAIKR; this is translated from the coding sequence ATGAGTGATCCTTACCGCGCCCATGCCGCGTTCATCCGCCCTGCATGGCCGGTGCGGGACCTGTGGCGCGTGGTTGCCATGATGGCCTTGGTCGCGCTGATTTTTAGCCTGTCACCTGTTGTTCTGGCCTTGTTTTTGCCCGCCGAGGCGCGTGCGGCCTATATCGCGGGCACAAGCGCATTCGGCACCTTGCTGCAATTTTTCAGCTTTGCCGTCGCGGGGCTGGGCTTGGTGGTTTTGCTGCATCTGCTGCACAGGCGTGGCTTTTGGTCGCTGGTCGGGGATCGCAGCGCGGCTTGGGCTGATCTCAAGCGGGTAGGCGGGGCGGTCGGGCTGGTCTTGCTGCTGATCGAACTGGTCCCGCCCGCGGCGCTGGTGGATGACGCTTTGGTCATGCGCGATCTTGGGGCTTGGCTGGTGCTGTTGCCTGTCGCACTGCTGGCGCTTTTGGTGCAGGTCGGCACCGAAGAGCTGCTTTTTCGCGGCTATTTGCAACAGCAGATGGCCTGCCTGTCAGGCGCGCGCTGGCTATGGATGTTTTGTCCGTCGGCCCTGTTCGGGGCGCTGCATTATTGGAACGGCTATGGTCCTGCTGATGGGGTGATCTGGGCGGTCTGGGCGGGTTTGCTGGGGCTGGCCTGCGCCGATCTGACCGCGCGGACCGGCAATCTGGGGGCCGCGATCGGGCTGCATCTGGCCAATAATGCCTTTGCATTGCTGCTTTACGCGGTTGCGGATTGGCCGGCCTCGGGGCTGGCGCTGTTCGTCTATCCTTATGAAGATCCCGCCGCGCTTGATTACAGCCTTGCGCGCCTGCTTGATCCGCTCCTGATCGTGCAGGGGCTGACGCTGGCGCTTTGGGTGCTGGTGATGTGGCTGGCGGCCAGGATCGCGATCAAGCGCTGA
- the ilvD gene encoding dihydroxy-acid dehydratase: MPNTRVDKSRLPSRHVTEGASRAPHRSYFYAMGLDEHEIAQPWVGVATCWNEAAPCNITLNRQAQAVKLGVKNAKGTPREFTTITVTDGIAMGHEGMRSSLASREAIADTVELTMRGHCYDALVGLAGCDKSLPGMMMAMVRLNVPSVFIYGGSILPGRLNGQDVTVQDVFEAVGKHQAGNMSDAELEILERVACPSAGACGGQFTANTMACVSEAIGLALLNSSGAPAPYESRDQYGVASGEAVMNLIAKNIRARDIVTRKSLENAARIVACTGGSTNAGLHLPAIAAEAGIDFDLADVCEIFRDTPYFVDLKPGGKYVAKDLYEAGGVPIVLKELRKAGLIHEDCMTATGRVIGEELDMIKGEADNRVIYSVENPITKTGGVVGLKGNLAPEGAIVKVAGMSEEEQLFTGPARVFECEEDAFEAVKARQYEEGEVIVIRNEGPRGGPGMREMLSTTAALSGQGMGKKVALITDGRFSGATRGFCVGHVGPEAAQGGPIALLKDGDMITLNAHTGELSVALSDAELEERRKNWSGPRDTIYASGALWKYAQLVGSTRLGALTHPGAKGEKHIYMDL, encoded by the coding sequence ATGCCAAACACTCGTGTCGACAAATCCAGATTGCCCAGCCGCCATGTGACCGAAGGCGCATCGCGCGCGCCGCATCGGTCCTATTTCTATGCGATGGGGCTGGATGAACATGAAATCGCGCAGCCTTGGGTCGGTGTCGCCACCTGCTGGAACGAGGCAGCCCCTTGCAATATCACGCTGAACCGGCAGGCGCAGGCCGTCAAGCTGGGCGTCAAGAACGCCAAAGGCACGCCGCGCGAATTTACCACGATCACCGTCACCGACGGCATCGCGATGGGCCATGAAGGAATGCGCTCATCGCTCGCTTCGCGCGAAGCCATCGCCGATACGGTGGAATTGACGATGCGCGGCCATTGCTATGACGCTTTGGTCGGTCTGGCGGGCTGCGACAAATCGCTGCCGGGCATGATGATGGCGATGGTGCGGCTGAATGTGCCGTCGGTGTTCATCTATGGCGGGTCGATCCTGCCGGGCCGGTTGAACGGGCAGGACGTGACCGTCCAAGACGTGTTCGAGGCCGTGGGCAAGCATCAGGCCGGCAATATGTCGGATGCGGAACTGGAAATCCTCGAACGCGTGGCCTGTCCATCTGCCGGGGCCTGTGGCGGGCAATTCACCGCCAATACCATGGCTTGCGTGTCTGAAGCCATCGGTCTGGCGCTGCTGAATTCCTCGGGTGCGCCCGCGCCTTACGAATCGCGCGACCAATATGGCGTGGCTTCGGGCGAGGCGGTGATGAACCTGATCGCCAAGAACATCCGCGCCCGCGATATCGTGACACGCAAATCGCTGGAAAATGCGGCCCGCATCGTGGCCTGCACCGGCGGGTCCACCAATGCCGGTCTGCACCTGCCCGCCATCGCCGCCGAGGCCGGGATTGATTTCGATCTGGCCGATGTCTGCGAGATTTTCCGCGATACCCCCTATTTCGTCGATCTGAAACCCGGCGGCAAATATGTGGCCAAGGATCTTTACGAAGCAGGCGGCGTGCCGATCGTTCTGAAAGAACTGCGCAAGGCTGGTCTGATCCACGAGGATTGCATGACAGCGACAGGCCGCGTGATCGGTGAAGAACTCGACATGATCAAAGGCGAGGCGGATAACCGCGTCATCTATTCCGTTGAGAACCCGATCACCAAGACCGGCGGTGTCGTTGGCCTGAAAGGCAACCTTGCCCCCGAAGGCGCGATTGTGAAGGTCGCGGGCATGTCCGAGGAAGAACAGCTGTTCACCGGCCCCGCCCGCGTGTTCGAATGCGAAGAAGACGCTTTCGAAGCCGTGAAAGCCCGCCAATATGAAGAAGGCGAAGTCATCGTCATCCGCAACGAAGGCCCCAGAGGCGGCCCCGGCATGCGCGAGATGCTGTCCACCACCGCCGCCCTGTCCGGCCAAGGCATGGGCAAAAAGGTCGCGCTGATCACCGATGGCCGCTTTTCGGGGGCAACCCGCGGGTTCTGCGTGGGCCATGTCGGCCCAGAGGCCGCACAGGGCGGCCCAATCGCGCTGTTGAAAGACGGCGATATGATCACGCTGAATGCCCATACCGGCGAATTGTCGGTCGCGCTCAGCGATGCGGAACTGGAGGAGCGGCGCAAAAACTGGTCCGGCCCGCGCGACACGATCTATGCCTCGGGTGCTTTGTGGAAATATGCGCAGCTGGTCGGGTCCACCCGTCTGGGCGCGCTGACCCATCCCGGCGCAAAGGGTGAAAAACACATCTACATGGACCTTTAG
- a CDS encoding dihydroxy-acid dehydratase: MIGRAIACVGIVALAACDPVVVAQPVTMLNGDLVVTPPEGYCADPLSSRPRAGFAVFAPCVTLGADAPVPSIIGVAIVQAGDAGSAMVTGGESALHEFLTSPQGAGLLDKGGSGATISVISSQAIGGRVIVHFRDTGPAPMAGLGSDEWRVFTDMNDRLVTVSVRGLDDAPLSAMRGRALLDQVLRGLSPGVMMADATP; this comes from the coding sequence ATGATCGGGCGCGCCATCGCCTGTGTCGGGATCGTGGCCCTTGCCGCTTGCGATCCGGTGGTGGTGGCGCAGCCCGTGACGATGCTGAACGGCGATCTGGTGGTCACGCCACCTGAGGGATATTGCGCCGATCCCCTATCCAGCCGCCCGCGCGCTGGTTTCGCGGTCTTTGCGCCCTGTGTCACGCTGGGTGCGGACGCGCCGGTGCCGTCCATCATCGGCGTGGCGATTGTACAGGCAGGCGATGCGGGATCGGCCATGGTCACCGGCGGCGAAAGCGCCTTGCATGAATTCCTGACCAGCCCGCAGGGCGCGGGGCTGTTGGACAAAGGCGGCAGCGGCGCGACGATCAGCGTGATTTCATCGCAGGCAATCGGCGGGCGGGTGATCGTCCATTTCCGTGACACGGGCCCCGCACCGATGGCGGGGCTTGGCTCCGACGAATGGCGCGTCTTTACCGATATGAATGACCGGCTTGTCACGGTCTCGGTGCGCGGTCTGGATGACGCGCCGCTGTCTGCCATGCGCGGGCGCGCCTTGCTGGATCAGGTCTTGCGCGGCTTGTCGCCAGGCGTGATGATGGCCGATGCGACGCCATAG
- a CDS encoding DUF6478 family protein yields MPITPQTLLGRLFHKGALARWRAAARHADKTDLIALRAQRYQARQLKSALQDLCDQADDRLTPPLHGSDNFARPVGTDWSWRPALWRLRLDKGGYAPVQDNTRIGDEIGFFHDCPRSQIAVRQIRNMRDIEVAPFALRMEVFHFTGNYLSLVVDLPAQSCAGLRKQHIIALSTVITAEQPVNISARLNLRHGPNTEQILLPLLQDGAQSTVAFDLAYTQLNEQRAENIWIDLMFENPAMNNVTLRDLTICRYPRAQI; encoded by the coding sequence ATGCCAATCACACCACAGACCCTGCTGGGCCGGCTGTTTCACAAAGGCGCGCTGGCGCGGTGGCGCGCGGCGGCGCGGCATGCGGATAAAACGGATCTGATCGCCCTGCGCGCGCAACGCTATCAGGCGCGCCAATTGAAATCCGCGTTACAGGACCTGTGCGATCAGGCCGACGACCGGCTGACACCGCCGCTGCATGGGTCTGACAATTTCGCCCGGCCGGTCGGGACGGATTGGTCCTGGCGGCCCGCGCTCTGGCGGCTGCGTCTGGACAAGGGCGGATATGCACCGGTGCAGGACAACACCAGGATCGGCGATGAGATCGGTTTCTTTCACGATTGCCCCCGGTCGCAAATCGCTGTCCGGCAAATCAGAAACATGCGCGATATCGAGGTCGCCCCTTTCGCCTTGCGGATGGAGGTTTTCCATTTCACCGGAAATTACCTGTCGCTTGTCGTCGATCTGCCAGCACAAAGCTGCGCGGGGCTGCGCAAACAGCATATCATCGCGCTATCAACCGTGATCACGGCGGAACAGCCGGTCAATATCTCTGCCCGGCTGAACCTGCGCCATGGCCCGAATACCGAACAGATCCTGCTGCCGCTTCTGCAAGACGGGGCGCAATCGACCGTTGCCTTCGATCTGGCCTATACCCAATTGAACGAACAGCGCGCAGAGAATATCTGGATCGATCTGATGTTCGAAAACCCTGCGATGAACAATGTAACCTTGCGCGATCTGACCATCTGCCGTTATCCGCGCGCGCAAATTTGA
- a CDS encoding NADPH-dependent 2,4-dienoyl-CoA reductase: MSQYPHLLAPLDLGFTTLKNRVLMGSMHTGLEETGDWNRVAEFYATRARGGVALMVTGGMAPNPEGGVFPGAAGLYTDQDIANHRIVTTRVHDAGGKIAMQILHAGRYAYGPKCVAPSAIKSPISPFAPQELDEDGIEKQISDIVTAATRARAAGYDGVELMGSEGYFINQFLVTHTNKRTDRWGGSYENRMRLPVEIMRRLRAAVGPDFIVIYRLSMIDLIPNGSTWQEVVQLARAMQDAGASIINTGIGWHEARIPTIATSVPRRAFAWVTRKLMGEVSIPIITSNRINTPDVAEQVLAEGCADMVSMARPFLADPDFVAKAMAGKAAEIAPCIACNQACLDHTFSGKLSSCLVNPRACHETELTVTPAASPKTIAVVGAGPAGLAAALTAAERGHHVTLFDKADRIGGQLNLAKQVPGKEEFWGLVDYYDTMVARAGITLKLGHTATPDDLDSFDEIIIATGVLPRDPAIPGQDAPHVLSYIEVLRGDAKIGEKVAIIGAGGIGFDVADYLVTGKSPTEHLPDWLVEWGVGDPAEVRGGLRPEGPQPDAAARQVTLLQRKAEKLGKRLGKTTGWIHRAGLQMKNVQMIGGVNYDRIDADGLHISQGADHSDPKLIAADTIVLCAGQLPERSLADQLIMAGRQVHVIGGADVAAELDAKRAIDQGTRLAAML; this comes from the coding sequence ATGTCGCAATATCCACATCTTCTTGCACCGCTTGATCTGGGGTTCACCACGCTCAAGAACCGCGTGTTGATGGGGTCGATGCATACGGGGCTGGAAGAGACCGGCGATTGGAACCGCGTCGCGGAATTCTACGCCACCCGCGCGCGCGGCGGTGTCGCGCTAATGGTCACGGGCGGCATGGCCCCCAACCCAGAAGGCGGCGTTTTTCCCGGTGCGGCGGGGCTTTATACCGATCAGGACATCGCCAATCACCGGATCGTCACGACCCGCGTCCATGATGCTGGCGGCAAGATCGCGATGCAGATCCTGCATGCGGGCCGCTATGCCTACGGCCCCAAATGCGTCGCCCCTTCGGCGATCAAATCCCCGATCTCGCCTTTTGCGCCGCAAGAGCTGGACGAGGACGGGATCGAAAAGCAGATCAGCGATATCGTCACCGCCGCCACCCGCGCCCGCGCCGCAGGCTATGACGGGGTCGAGCTGATGGGATCGGAAGGCTATTTCATCAACCAGTTTCTGGTGACCCACACCAACAAGCGCACCGACCGCTGGGGCGGGTCTTATGAAAACCGCATGCGCCTGCCGGTCGAGATCATGCGCCGCCTGCGCGCCGCCGTCGGCCCCGATTTCATCGTGATCTACCGGCTGTCGATGATCGACCTGATCCCGAACGGATCGACCTGGCAAGAGGTCGTCCAGCTGGCCCGCGCGATGCAGGATGCCGGTGCCAGCATCATCAACACCGGCATTGGCTGGCACGAGGCGCGTATCCCCACTATCGCCACATCCGTGCCGCGCCGCGCCTTTGCATGGGTCACCCGCAAGCTGATGGGCGAGGTGTCGATCCCGATCATCACCTCGAACCGGATTAACACGCCCGATGTCGCCGAACAGGTGCTGGCCGAGGGCTGCGCCGATATGGTCAGCATGGCGCGCCCCTTCCTTGCCGATCCCGATTTCGTGGCCAAGGCCATGGCGGGCAAAGCCGCCGAAATCGCGCCCTGCATCGCCTGCAATCAGGCCTGTCTGGATCATACTTTCAGCGGCAAGCTGTCGTCCTGTCTGGTCAATCCGCGCGCCTGCCATGAAACCGAACTGACCGTGACGCCCGCCGCCAGCCCCAAGACAATCGCTGTCGTCGGCGCTGGCCCTGCGGGGCTTGCCGCGGCGCTCACCGCGGCGGAACGGGGGCATCATGTCACGCTTTTCGACAAGGCAGACAGGATCGGTGGTCAGCTGAACCTTGCCAAGCAGGTGCCGGGCAAAGAAGAATTCTGGGGGCTGGTCGATTATTACGACACGATGGTTGCGCGGGCGGGGATCACGCTGAAACTGGGCCACACCGCGACGCCAGATGATCTGGACAGTTTCGATGAGATCATCATCGCGACCGGCGTGCTGCCGCGCGATCCCGCCATTCCGGGGCAGGATGCGCCCCATGTGCTGTCGTATATCGAGGTGCTGCGCGGCGATGCCAAGATCGGCGAAAAGGTCGCGATCATCGGCGCAGGCGGGATCGGTTTCGACGTGGCCGATTACCTTGTCACCGGCAAAAGCCCGACCGAACACCTGCCTGATTGGCTGGTGGAATGGGGCGTGGGTGATCCAGCCGAGGTGCGCGGCGGATTGCGCCCCGAAGGCCCGCAGCCCGATGCAGCCGCGCGGCAGGTCACATTATTGCAGCGCAAGGCCGAGAAACTGGGCAAACGACTGGGCAAAACCACCGGCTGGATTCACCGCGCCGGGCTGCAAATGAAGAATGTCCAGATGATCGGCGGCGTGAATTACGACCGGATCGACGCCGATGGGCTGCACATCAGCCAGGGTGCGGATCACAGCGACCCCAAGCTGATCGCCGCCGATACAATCGTGTTATGCGCGGGCCAATTGCCCGAACGCAGCCTGGCAGATCAATTGATCATGGCGGGGCGACAGGTGCATGTGATCGGCGGGGCGGATGTCGCGGCCGAACTGGACGCGAAACGCGCCATCGACCAGGGCACCCGGCTGGCAGCGATGCTCTAG
- a CDS encoding LysR family transcriptional regulator has translation MDRLTEMEAFATVVDQGGFTDAAKKMGISKSAVSKHVSALEARLGARLLNRTTRRVSPTEIGLAYYDRARRVLNDAGEADALVTSMQTAPSGLLRISVATDFGMNHLSPVLGAFLGAYPDITVNMVLNNRYVELISEGFDMAVRIGEMEDSTLRAHKLTETTRRMIASPGYFAQYGRPEKIDDLNDHKLLHYSNQANSAVWKLTAPSGEKRQVRTAGWLTVNDGQSLLNACIGGLGIAYLPSFLYAEAKRSGLVEEAIPDLPHETLGIYAVYPQGHFTQPKVRAFVDFLSKTFADKGPDSW, from the coding sequence ATGGATCGCCTCACGGAAATGGAAGCCTTTGCAACCGTGGTTGACCAAGGTGGCTTTACCGATGCGGCAAAGAAAATGGGGATCTCCAAATCGGCGGTGTCCAAACATGTCTCTGCCCTAGAGGCGCGTCTGGGCGCGCGGCTGCTCAACCGGACCACCCGCCGCGTCAGCCCGACGGAAATCGGGCTGGCCTATTACGACCGCGCCCGCCGCGTGCTGAACGACGCAGGCGAAGCCGATGCGCTGGTCACATCCATGCAAACCGCGCCATCGGGTCTGCTGCGGATCAGCGTCGCCACCGATTTCGGGATGAACCATCTGTCACCGGTTCTGGGCGCATTTTTGGGCGCCTATCCCGATATCACCGTGAATATGGTGCTGAACAACCGCTATGTCGAACTGATCTCGGAAGGTTTTGATATGGCGGTGCGGATCGGTGAAATGGAAGACAGCACCTTGCGCGCGCATAAGTTGACCGAAACGACCCGCCGGATGATCGCCAGCCCGGGCTATTTCGCGCAATACGGCCGCCCCGAGAAAATCGACGATCTGAACGATCACAAGCTGCTGCATTATTCCAACCAGGCCAATTCAGCGGTCTGGAAACTGACCGCGCCCTCGGGCGAGAAACGGCAGGTCCGCACCGCAGGCTGGCTGACGGTGAACGACGGCCAATCCTTGCTGAACGCCTGTATCGGCGGGCTGGGCATCGCCTATCTGCCCAGTTTTCTCTATGCCGAGGCCAAGCGCAGCGGCCTGGTCGAAGAAGCGATCCCCGATCTGCCGCATGAAACCCTGGGGATCTACGCCGTCTATCCACAAGGACATTTCACACAGCCCAAAGTCCGCGCCTTTGTCGATTTTCTGTCCAAGACCTTTGCCGACAAAGGCCCCGACAGTTGGTAA
- a CDS encoding GGDEF domain-containing protein, translating to MEKIINLLAPRNRLGVVLRVVLFTIAIGLANMVFAVTIVPRLPDVPLVYDLTRALVVGVPFLWLFFAVMLHQVRLQRRLSFLSCRDWLTGLNNRRTFFDLATLRTQQCKTGILLMLDADHFKQINDTYGHQAGDSCLKAIAYMLNRNLRTGDISGRIGGEEFAILLADTTPDHARVISERLAKPIPFRAGPAHLTVTLSIGAVVATPDTPLDVLFSLADRALYQAKSEGRARVVFAEPVFDTTQIRLAV from the coding sequence ATGGAAAAGATCATCAATCTACTCGCACCGCGCAACAGGCTGGGCGTGGTCCTGCGGGTCGTGCTGTTCACCATCGCAATCGGCTTGGCCAATATGGTGTTTGCAGTGACCATCGTGCCACGGCTGCCAGACGTGCCGCTGGTCTATGATTTGACCCGGGCGCTTGTCGTCGGCGTGCCGTTTCTTTGGCTGTTTTTCGCGGTGATGCTGCATCAGGTCCGTTTGCAACGGCGGCTATCGTTCCTATCCTGCAGGGATTGGCTGACGGGGCTGAATAACCGGCGCACCTTCTTTGATCTGGCCACGCTGCGGACCCAGCAATGTAAAACCGGCATCCTGTTGATGCTGGATGCGGATCATTTCAAGCAGATCAATGACACTTATGGGCATCAGGCGGGCGATTCCTGTTTGAAAGCGATTGCTTACATGCTGAACCGGAACCTGCGCACCGGCGATATCAGCGGCCGAATCGGGGGCGAAGAATTCGCCATCCTGCTGGCGGATACCACGCCAGACCACGCCCGCGTGATCAGTGAACGGCTTGCCAAACCCATTCCGTTTCGGGCCGGCCCCGCACATCTGACGGTCACGCTGTCGATCGGGGCCGTCGTTGCCACGCCCGACACGCCGCTGGATGTGCTGTTCAGCCTCGCTGACCGGGCCTTGTATCAGGCCAAATCCGAAGGGCGCGCGCGCGTCGTCTTTGCAGAGCCTGTTTTCGACACGACCCAGATCAGGCTGGCCGTCTGA
- a CDS encoding OmpA family protein, whose protein sequence is MIRLAAAMLALWGMAAQAQVLDFPADAHLQREDHAALESYALPTGRWLDGAVPITPVEGQVTRQAWRLGTQALTTLELLQPLRAQLRDARYRILFECQTEACGGFDFRFAIDSLPPPEMQVNIGDFRYLAAERTIPGGLEYLTLLVSRMADASFVQVTRIAPADFDMQPLASATAAPVGQADAVGRLAQQLEEQGHAILRDLDFATGSAQLGTGDFASLSELAAYLAAYPDRAVALVGHTDSAGPLDTNIALSQRRARSVLERLVTLHGVDRRQLAAEGMGYLAPIASNLTAAGRDANRRVEVIITSTD, encoded by the coding sequence ATGATCAGACTTGCGGCAGCAATGCTGGCGCTATGGGGCATGGCGGCGCAGGCGCAGGTGCTGGATTTCCCCGCAGATGCCCATTTGCAGCGCGAAGATCACGCGGCTCTGGAAAGCTATGCGCTGCCAACCGGGCGCTGGCTTGACGGGGCGGTGCCGATAACGCCCGTCGAAGGGCAGGTGACGCGGCAGGCGTGGCGGCTTGGGACGCAGGCGCTGACCACGTTGGAATTGTTGCAGCCCTTGCGGGCGCAATTGCGCGATGCGCGCTACCGGATCCTGTTCGAATGCCAGACAGAGGCCTGCGGCGGCTTTGACTTTCGCTTTGCAATCGACAGCTTGCCGCCGCCAGAGATGCAGGTGAATATCGGCGATTTCCGCTATCTGGCTGCCGAGAGGACGATACCGGGCGGGCTGGAATATCTGACGCTGCTGGTCAGCCGCATGGCCGATGCCAGCTTTGTGCAGGTGACACGGATCGCCCCGGCGGATTTTGATATGCAACCTCTGGCCAGCGCGACAGCGGCGCCGGTCGGACAGGCCGATGCGGTGGGCAGGCTTGCCCAGCAGCTGGAAGAACAGGGGCATGCGATCCTGCGCGATCTGGATTTCGCGACAGGCTCTGCGCAATTGGGGACTGGTGATTTCGCATCGCTATCGGAACTTGCGGCCTATCTTGCGGCCTATCCCGACAGGGCGGTTGCGCTGGTCGGCCATACCGATTCTGCCGGTCCGCTGGACACCAATATCGCCCTGTCGCAGCGGCGCGCGCGGTCTGTGCTGGAACGGCTTGTGACCCTTCATGGCGTGGACCGGCGTCAGCTGGCTGCCGAAGGCATGGGATATCTTGCCCCGATTGCGTCCAATCTGACGGCGGCGGGGCGCGATGCCAACCGGCGTGTCGAAGTCATCATCACATCCACGGATTAG
- a CDS encoding peroxidase-related enzyme (This protein belongs to a clade of uncharacterized proteins related to peroxidases such as the alkylhydroperoxidase AhpD.) has product MTDQPTALDLPMVDPLPEATQKYFDICQEKLGFVPNVLRAYAFDIDKLNAFSGLYNDVMLAPSGLSKLEREMIAVAVSSANKCYYCLTAHGAAVRQMSGDPALGEMLVMNWRVAPLDARQTAMLQFAETMTLASGTITEKDRDALRQVGFSDRDIWDIAAVAAFFNMTNRIASATDMRPNDAYHAQAR; this is encoded by the coding sequence TTGACTGACCAACCGACCGCCCTTGATCTGCCGATGGTCGACCCGCTGCCGGAGGCGACACAGAAATATTTCGATATCTGTCAGGAAAAACTGGGGTTCGTGCCCAATGTCCTGCGCGCCTATGCCTTTGACATCGACAAGCTGAACGCCTTTAGCGGGCTTTACAATGATGTCATGCTGGCCCCATCGGGCCTGTCCAAACTGGAACGCGAGATGATCGCCGTGGCGGTCTCTTCGGCCAATAAATGCTATTATTGCCTGACCGCGCATGGGGCGGCGGTGCGGCAGATGTCGGGGGACCCGGCCTTGGGCGAAATGCTGGTGATGAACTGGCGGGTGGCCCCGCTGGATGCGCGCCAGACAGCGATGCTGCAATTCGCCGAGACCATGACGCTGGCCAGCGGGACGATCACCGAAAAGGACCGCGACGCGCTGCGCCAGGTCGGGTTTTCGGACCGTGATATCTGGGATATCGCCGCTGTCGCTGCATTCTTCAACATGACCAACCGGATCGCCTCGGCGACCGATATGCGCCCCAATGACGCCTATCACGCGCAGGCCCGATGA